The Nematostella vectensis chromosome 6, jaNemVect1.1, whole genome shotgun sequence region TGAAGTGTCATTGTGTTTATCAGAATATTGAATCACGATGAAATCACGCAACTCAGTCAGGTACCAGAAGCTCTCTAACGATGACGGCTTCGTGGATGCACAGGTATgcaaaagtttaaaaaaataataaaataagtcCCCAATATTTCCCCAATCCTACGGCCCTAGAATACATGACAACAGTGACCTGAAAACATACATCaatatataacataaaaagatTTATTTGGCCGAATAGGTTTACAAACACTTATAAAGGGCCTAGGGAATAGAgtaagattaaaaaaataatatctaGCAGGGCATACTTATGGCAAGCTAAGGTGTGCACAGAGAAGGCTTTACTAGGTTTTATGTTAAAATTTTGTATGTAAACtattaaattattaaaatttatTAAACTAGATTacataaaatattaaattataTACCCCCTTTGCATCAAATCCTACTAGCAATGGTCTGCACAGATAGGAAAGGGGGTCCATGGAGATTGTCTCCATATTTTTGCCAGAGCATTATTTGAACAGTTGTGTAACAGGGTTGTGTTTGTTTGGTTCAAGTTCATCAAGCCAGAGCCCAAGGTTCCCTGGAGGGCTATCTGCCTTGCCATTGGGCTCTTCACTGTTGGTACTATACTCCTTGTGATTGGATCCCTTCTTTTTACTGGTCATTTTGATGTAAAAGTAAGTACTGTGTTTCCCTGCttgcagaggcctcttttctttgtatttcgctgggcttgTGTTTGCAAAGAAAAGACCTCTTCCATGGGTCGGGATTGTCTATACAGTATTAGGCATGTGTCCCAGTTACTTAGCAACCTTGACATTCATGCACATgacgtagagcagctttttgTCAAATCTGTAACATGTACAGCTATGCTCAAAATATTCATGCAAGATAAACCAGCAAAAGCTATGGTGCTTTGCAATGTCATTTACTCCAAGTCTCTCCAGAACTCAAGAACAAGTAAAGAGCATCGAACTGTGGATCTTTAAACTTAATAATGGGTGTGTGTACAGGGGGTGTGTTTTGGGAGAGGTGTGCAGGAGTGGGAGTGTGTTTGCATGTTGCGGAtaaatggggggtgggggtgaggctgtgttgggggaggggtgtgtatGGGAAGGTGAGTGGTAGGTGTGTGTCAATGCAAACAAGAAGGGGATGCATTGGAGATTTATTGTGAATTTGAATAGTAAAAACACT contains the following coding sequences:
- the LOC5508598 gene encoding transmembrane protein 230, translated to MKSRNSVRYQKLSNDDGFVDAQFIKPEPKVPWRAICLAIGLFTVGTILLVIGSLLFTGHFDVKYADRTYPMLILGSIMFIPGFYHVRLAYYAWKGYRGYSFEDIPDFD